GGCAGGTAAGCGGTTTCGGCGCCGGCGGTTTCAACAACCAACCGCGAGGCTGCGAGCGTCTGCATGATCTGGCGGATCAACCGGGTAGGCACCCCGATTTGTTCCGCCAGTTCGACGACGGTGCAAGGGGGTTCGCCGCGCAAATAGCGCTGCCCAATCGAGGTCATCAACCGCAGCGCAATAAACTCGCGCCCGCGCTGGTTGACATTCTCGACCTGTTTCTCTTCGGCATAGGTTGTGCGGTTCTGGTAGGCATAGGCCACCTGGGCTCCGAAGAGCATGATGAGCCAGGAAAAATATAGACCCACCATGAACACCGGCACCAGGCCAAGGCTGCCGTAGATTTTGCTGTTGGAAATCACGCGCGAGACGTACAGCACGCTAACGAGATTGTTCAGATGGAACAATAAACCCGCAGTTAATCCCCCGGCCAGGGCTGCTTTCCAATGGACCTTCGCGTTGGGCATCAGCATGTAAAATGCCGCGAAGGTCAGGCACAAGACCACGATGGGCAGCAGTTGAAAACCCAGGTGGGCCAAAAAACTGCCCACAAACGGCAAGCTGGCGAAAAGTTTTTTCGTCGATTGAAGGTGAGGCCCGGTAGCCAGGCCGAGGGCGACCACCAACAGGATGGGGGCCAGGGTGAGCACACCCCAGTACAGCACAATGCGCATGAACCAGGTCCGTCCGCGGGCCACGCCCCAGATGTCGTTGAACGTCGTCTCGATGCGGCTGAGCATCGAGATTGCCACAAAAATCAGCACCGCGCTGCCGGTCACGCCCAAAGCCCCGCTGCGCGTATTCTGAATGAAATCATTGATGTGGTGGGCGACTGTCTCCTGGGCAACGGCCAGCTTTTTGTCCTCACCTTGAGCGCCCTTTTGCGGCGCATTTCCAGGAACAGAATGGTCCGTTGGATTTTGCTCCGCGACAGCGGGCCCGCCGGTCGCATCGGTTGTCGAGGTGGTTGCCGCCACGGCCAGGTTGGTGTTGAGATTGGCAGGCGGAGTGACGCTCGATACCACATCCCCGATGAATTGCTGAATCCGGTCTTCGCCCTGCTTTTTAAGGATGCTGCTGGTGATGCTCATGACGACCGCCAGCATCGGGATGAGGGCCAGAAGGGTGGCATACGCCAGGGCCGAAGCGCGCACAGGACAGCGATTGCGCGAAAAGCTCCGCCACACCAGGACCCAGAAATGGGCAAACCGGTGCAACTTCGAGGTTTGGCCTTGAGCCTCGGCCGTCGGTTCTTCCAGCAGCGCCTGGGCGTTGGCTCGAATCTGGTCCAGCTTTGAAACTTTTTTCACCATTGTAATTCAACCAAGGCTAACAGAGGCCCAGTTCAAGTCAATGCGCAGCGACTGCGGTAAGCCCCGCGCGAAGCGTCTTGGACTGCGACAGCCCCCTGCCGCTTTTGGATGTCCTTCCATTCCCACCATTCCCGCCCACTCAAATACCAGTTGAAATGGGAGTGGAACCTTTAGTCCAAGGTTAGTCCCCAAACCGCCAGAGGGCTGGCGCAGTCCAAAACGCTGGCGCGCGTACTCCAGACACTCCTCAACGTCCCTTCAGCACGACCCGCCTGCCAGTGCGCGCCGATTCCTTGGCCGCATCGAGTATCTCGACCACCACCATGTTGACAGCCAATGAGGACAGACCAGCGGGTTGTATCTCACCACGTGTGACGGCGGCCAGGTATGAGAGTGGGTCGGCCTGCGGTCCGCTCAGGGCCGCAGGGGTAATCTCCGTTTCGTTTGAGTTGGGCCGCCTGACTCGCATCACATCCGGGTGGGGCACCAGCACGTAACCGGTTTGGCCGTAAAGCTCCATATCCTTGCGGTCGAAAGGCCAATTCCACGAGGCCTGGATGATGCCCTGCGCCTTGGGATAGGTTAGCACGATGGTCGCCTCGTCTTCCACTTTGGGATAGACCTCCGGCTTAAAATGCTGCGTGACGGCAACCACTGAAGTCGGACGCTGGCCTTGCATCAGCCAGGTAATCAGGTCGGCCCCATAACAGCCGAAATCCATCAGCGCACCGCCGCCGTCCAGGACGGGGTCGGTGAGCCATGCGAGAAATGCCTCCGAACAGCCGATTTCCTTGGGCCCGCGGTGGCCATCATGCACGACCATTTTGCGCAAGTCACCAATGGCGCGCTGGTCTTCGATGAGCGAATAGGCGGCCTGATTGCCCGGGTACCAGGTGGTTTCATAATTCACCACCGCCTGGATGCGCCCTTTTCTGGCCGCTGCCTCGATGGCGCGGGCGTCAGCGAGACTGACCGCCAGCGGTTTCTCCATCATGACATCCAGGCCGCGCGCGGCGCATAACTCGACCACCTTCCGATGCTCGAAGGTGCTGGTGAACATGGCGACCGCCTGGACATTGGTGTGCGCCAAAAGCGCGTCGAGCGAGGGGAAAAAGAGATGGCTATCGAGGTGAAAACGCCGGGCATAGCGGTCCACCAGGTCCTGCCTGGGTTCGACGATGCCTGCCAGGACAATATCCTGCCGGCCCTGGGCGCGGGGAATGAAGCCGGCGGCATGATCGTGGCTGAGGCCGAAAATGGCAAAATGCACGGGTGGCTTTTCCTGCGCGGAACAAGCCAGCCCGGCTGCGAACCAAAGCAGCGCTGCAATAGAGAATTTAGTGATGTTCATACTGTTAGTCTTCGTTTTGCTCTGCTTGCCTTATTTTCCGGATTCACTTTTTTGGAAAGAATACAATAAGGAGGGAGTTTTGAAAACATCTCGTCTGGGCGCCATTCTGGTAATCGGGAGGGACTCAAAGCCACCTGAGAATGACAGGGATTCCAGGCCTTACAGATCCACCTCCCGAGCAGATCAATGCGAGTAGGCGCGCAGGAATTCGACTGCCGGACCCGGGCGTAGTGGCTGGCTCACTGGAAGCTGCGACGGGAATGGACCGGCGATGTTGGTTTGCACCGGGAACCACTCCGTCAGGTTTGTTGAGGCTTCCACCACCACTGTTGCCCCGCCGAGCAACCCATCCAAACTCCATGTCAAAGCTGTGCCACTGGCACTGTAGCTGGTGAAGACCGGGACAGGGAAACCCTCGGCGATGCGGTCGTTGAACGTATCGACCACATACAAGCGGCCAAGACTGTCTATCGCCAGCCCGTGAGGGTAATTGAATTGGGCCGCCGGGCCTGTCCCATCCGCGCTTCCAGTCCCTATTTTTCCTGCCACGGTCGTTACGTAGCCGTCGGGGGTCACCTTCCGAATGCTGCTGTTTTGCCAATCGGCGACGTAAAGATTGCCGGCCGGGTCCACGACCAGGTTTTCCGGGAAATTAAACAGGGCCACCCCAAGGGGGCCGTCTCTAAAACCCCAAGAGTCAACTGTTCCTGCCAATGTCGTTACCGCTCCGGCAGGGGTTATCTTGCGAATCGTGTAGTTATTCGAATCCGTCACATAAACATTTCCTGCGCTGTCCACCGCCACGCCCGAAGGATATTCGAATCGGGCTGCAGAACCGGTCCCATCAGCTTGTCCCCCCTCGCCGGCTAGCCCGGACAGGGTTGTTACCGTCCCGTCGGGTGTCATCTTGCGAATTGTCTGGTTGAAGCTGTCCGCGATATAGAGATTGCCCGAGCTGTCCAGCGCCAGATTCCGCGGGAAGTAGAACCGCGCGGCGGCGCCGACGCCATCGGCGCCCCCAACTTGGCCCGCAACGCCTGCGATGGTCGTCACCATACCTTGAGGTGTGATCATCCGAACGGTCGAGTTGTCTATGATAAAAAGATTGCCT
The Verrucomicrobiia bacterium genome window above contains:
- a CDS encoding Gfo/Idh/MocA family oxidoreductase gives rise to the protein MNITKFSIAALLWFAAGLACSAQEKPPVHFAIFGLSHDHAAGFIPRAQGRQDIVLAGIVEPRQDLVDRYARRFHLDSHLFFPSLDALLAHTNVQAVAMFTSTFEHRKVVELCAARGLDVMMEKPLAVSLADARAIEAAARKGRIQAVVNYETTWYPGNQAAYSLIEDQRAIGDLRKMVVHDGHRGPKEIGCSEAFLAWLTDPVLDGGGALMDFGCYGADLITWLMQGQRPTSVVAVTQHFKPEVYPKVEDEATIVLTYPKAQGIIQASWNWPFDRKDMELYGQTGYVLVPHPDVMRVRRPNSNETEITPAALSGPQADPLSYLAAVTRGEIQPAGLSSLAVNMVVVEILDAAKESARTGRRVVLKGR
- a CDS encoding YhjD/YihY/BrkB family envelope integrity protein, with the translated sequence MVKKVSKLDQIRANAQALLEEPTAEAQGQTSKLHRFAHFWVLVWRSFSRNRCPVRASALAYATLLALIPMLAVVMSITSSILKKQGEDRIQQFIGDVVSSVTPPANLNTNLAVAATTSTTDATGGPAVAEQNPTDHSVPGNAPQKGAQGEDKKLAVAQETVAHHINDFIQNTRSGALGVTGSAVLIFVAISMLSRIETTFNDIWGVARGRTWFMRIVLYWGVLTLAPILLVVALGLATGPHLQSTKKLFASLPFVGSFLAHLGFQLLPIVVLCLTFAAFYMLMPNAKVHWKAALAGGLTAGLLFHLNNLVSVLYVSRVISNSKIYGSLGLVPVFMVGLYFSWLIMLFGAQVAYAYQNRTTYAEEKQVENVNQRGREFIALRLMTSIGQRYLRGEPPCTVVELAEQIGVPTRLIRQIMQTLAASRLVVETAGAETAYLPARPMEGITCHDILLALRSSQGQELATRDEPSRTEVYGEFQRIQEAERQAASSVTMLALANRAQARAQIAG
- a CDS encoding NHL repeat-containing protein, which gives rise to MSRSASHSAIVAWTCALGLQSQAVGQAVLYSFTNFVGNPQVSGSTDGSGTAGLFSQPWSAAVGADRTLYVPDTYNHTIRKVTPSGVVTTLAGTPGVTGSADGSGSGASFSEPIGVVVNSAGNLFIIDNSTVRMITPQGMVTTIAGVAGQVGGADGVGAAARFYFPRNLALDSSGNLYIADSFNQTIRKMTPDGTVTTLSGLAGEGGQADGTGSAARFEYPSGVAVDSAGNVYVTDSNNYTIRKITPAGAVTTLAGTVDSWGFRDGPLGVALFNFPENLVVDPAGNLYVADWQNSSIRKVTPDGYVTTVAGKIGTGSADGTGPAAQFNYPHGLAIDSLGRLYVVDTFNDRIAEGFPVPVFTSYSASGTALTWSLDGLLGGATVVVEASTNLTEWFPVQTNIAGPFPSQLPVSQPLRPGPAVEFLRAYSH